The region CGCGAGCGTGCAACGTTATCGCCGTCTCACACGCCGCCGCGTCATCGCGCTACTCGCGCTTGGCGCGCTGATCGTCTGCGCGCTGCTGTTCGATCTGCGCTCCGGTCCGTCGGGTCTGCCGATCGCGACACTGCTGCGCACGGTGTTCCAACCGTCGTCAGCCGATCCGGCGACGAGCGTGATCGTATGGCAGATCCGTTTGCCGTACGCGGTGATGGCGCTGATCGTCGGCGCGTCGCTCGGATTGTCGGGCGCGGAAATGCAGACCATCCTCAACAATCCGCTCGCGAGTCCCTACACGCTCGGCGTGTCGGCCGCCGCGGCGTTCGGCGCGTCGCTCGCGATCGTGCTCGACGTCGCGATTCCCGGCGTGTCGCAAACGTGGATCGTGTCCGCCAATGCCTTCGTGTTCGCGTTGCTGTCCGCGCTGTTGCTCGACGGCGTCGCGCGCTGGCGCGGCATGAGCACGGCCGGCGTCGTGTTGATGGGCATCGCGCTCGTGTTCGCGTTTCATGCGCTGGTGTCGCTGATGCAATTCATCGCGTCGGCGGACGCGTTGCAAGGGCTGGTGTTCTGGACACTCGGATCGCTCGCGCGCGCCGACTGGACGAAGATCGCGGTGCTGAGCGCGGCGCTCGCGCTGGCGTTGCCGCTGTCGATGCGCAACGCCTGGACGCTGACCGCATTGCGTCTCGGCGAGGATCGCGCGGCAAGCTTCGGCATCGACGTGCGACGCTTGCGGCTCGGCACGCTGCTGCGCGTGTCGGTGCTGTCGGCGCTAGCGGTGTCGTTCGTCGGGACGATCGGCTTCGTCGGGCTGATTGCGCCGCATATCGCGCGCACGCTGTTCGGCGAGGATCACCGTTTCTATCTGCCGGGTAGTGCGTTGCTGGGCGCGTTGATGCTGTCGCTGGCGTCGATCGCATCGAAGCTGATCATTCCGGGCGTGCTGATTCCGGTCGGCATCGTCACGGCGCTGGTGGGCATTCCGCTGTTTCTCGGCATCGTCGTGCGTTCGCAGGGGCAACTCGGATGAACGGTCTGCATATTCACGATCTCAGCGTCGACTATGGGCGCCGTCGCGTATTGACCGCGCTCGAAGCCGGACCTCTGCCGCGTGGGCAGATCACCGCCTTGCTCGGCCCGAACGGTAGCGGCAAGTCGACGCTGCTGCGCACGCTGGCGGGTCTCACGCGAGCCAGCAGCGGCGCGCTATCGCTCGATGGCGAAACGCTCGCGCTAACGGCGGCGAGCGCGCGCTCGCATAGCGTCGTCTATCTGCCGCAAGCGCTGCCCGCGGGCGTGCGATTGCAGGTGCTCGAATCGGTGCTGGTCGCGTGCCGCGCGACACGCCCGGCGACGTGGCACGCGCGCGGCGCGCATCGCGCGGACGACATCGCGCATTCGCATGCGGTGCTGCAACGCCTCGGCATCGACGCATTCGCGACGCGCTCGCTCGACGAACTGTCCGGCGGCCAGCGTCAACTGGTCGGCATCGCGCAGGCGCTGGTACGCGACCCGCAGGTGCTCCTGCTCGACGAGCCGCTGTCGGCGCTCGATCTGAACCACCAGTTCCACGTGATGCAGGTGCTGCGCGACATTACGCGCGAGCGCGGCATCGTGACGGTCGTCGTGCTGCACGACATCAACGTCGCGGTGCGCGCGTGCGATCGCGCGATGCTGCTGAACGGCGGCCGCATCGTGCGCTTCGGGGCGCCGGCGGACGTCGTCACGACGGCCAGTCTTGCCGAGGTATTCGGTGTCGTCGCGCGGATCGAGCCGTGCTCGCGCGGACACCATCAAGTGCTGATCGACGGTCTCGCCGATCGCATGGACGTCGCCGGTCGCTGAGCAGCACGCGGCCGTTCCGTTTCATTTCGCCGTCAGCTCTGTTTCGAACGATGTCCTCGCACAGGACATCGCCTCGTCACGCGCGCTCGCGGCGCTTCAACTCAATCGACAGACAGACCAGGGGAAAACAATGAAAAAGGTTCTCGTAGTGGCGGCATGCGCGGCAGGGTACGGCGCGATGCACGCGCCCACGGCGCACGCGCAGTCGAGCGTCACGCTGTCCGGCATCATCGATGCGGGACTTTCTTACGTGAGCAATCAGAACGGTCACGACAACGTCCAGGCCGGCAGCGGCAATGTGACCGGCAGTCACTGGAGCGTGCGCGGCCGCGAAGATCTGGGCGGCGGCACAGCCGCGATCTTCCAGCTCGAAAGCGGCTTCAGCGTGATGAACGGATCGCTGCGTCAAGGTGGCCGGATGTTCGGCTACCAGGCGTACACCGGACTGACGGATAACCGTTTCGGCACCTTCACGCTCGGCCGGCAATACGATTCGGTGGTCGACTATCTGGCGCCGCTCAGCTTCACCGGACATCATCCCGGCGGCAACAATCTCGCCGCGCATCCTTACGACAACGACAACCTGAACAACTCGTTTCGCGTGAACAACTCGCTGAAGTTCGCGAGCAACAATTATTCGGGCCTGCGCTTCGGCGCACTGTACGGTTTTTCCAACGAGGCCGACGGTTTCGACGACAACCGTCTGTATAGCTTCGGTGCGTCATACGACACGGGACCGTTGAGTTTCGGCGCGGGTTATCTGCAAGCGAACAACGGCGGCAGCGCCAACACGAACGGCGCATTGACGCTGACCGATCGCACTTTCGTCGCCGCGCGTCAGCGCACGTACGGCGCGGGCGTGAATTACACGCTCGGCGCGGCGCTTTTCGGTTTCGTGTGGACGCGCACGCAACTCGGCGGCCTCGCGACCATCAACGGCGCGAACAGTCTCGGCCTCGTGCAGAACGGCCAGGGCGCGAGTTTCAGCAATTACGAAGCGAACGCGAGCTATGCATTGACCGCGGCGCTGAGTCTGAACGGCGAATACACGTACACGTCCGGCGCGATATCGAACGTGAGCGGCGGCCATCATCCGAAGTGGCACGAAGTGTCGTTGCAAGCGGAATATGCACTGTCCAAACGCACCGATGTCTATCTGCAGGGCAGCTACGAGCGCATCAGCGCGGACGGCTCGGGTTTGACGGCGGATATCAGCGGGCAAGGCGCGTCGTCGACGAATCAGCAGGTGGTCGTGGCGGCCGGCATGCGGCATAAGTTCTGACACTCGCCAAGACTGAGGACTGAGGACTGAGACTTGACGCTAAGGCGTTGGATTCGACGCTCGTCGCCGACCCCGTGCGGGACGATCGCGACGAGCGCCGGCGTGAGGGTGTCACGACGAAAAACCGACCGGGCGTGTATGATAATCATTCTCATTAACAAGCTCTGACCTCGGACGCCGCTTCGTCGCATCATGGGTAATGTCTTCATCGCCACGCTGGCCTGTGCCGGCGCGTTGTTTTTCTACTGCAGCGCGCCCAGCCAGCGCTGGTTGCGCCGGCCGTTACCCGCGCGTCCCGCCCGCATGGCGGCGGCGGTGTGCGTCGCGTCGTCGGTCGTGTATGCGGCTGGCGCGATGCCGGCGGCGACTTCCTTGTCCATCGTCGTGACGACGTTGATGGCGAGCCTGACCGCTTGTCCGTTCATCGGCGCGTTGATCGAGCGCGGGCGCAACCGGCGCGTCGTGCGATGACGCGCGCGCTGAATGCACGGCACGCGGCCGGTTCGATCGAACACGGGTTGCTGCTGAAATGCGTCGCCGGCGTGCTCGGCGGATTCGGTCTGGCGATCGCGGCGAGCGCACTGCTCGCGCGCCTGTCGCCAGGCGGTCTGACGGCGGCGAGCAAATTCCATGTGGTGATGTGGCTGGTGCCGCCGCTGTGGATCGCGGTGGTCTCGGCGGCGTTTCTGTTTCGTGGCGCCGCGCGCGCGTTCGTCTGGCTCGCGGTCGCGAACGCGGCGGCGTTTGCGTTGGTGCTGGTGTGCCAGCGCTGGCCGGTTTGAGGGCGCAGGCCGTTGACCCCGCGAGCGGCGCGCCGCTCGCTTCATTTTCCGTTCAGCATGCGCAGCGACATTCTTCGCGTCTATAAATCCGTTCATACGTGGACCGGCATTCTCGCCGGTCTGCTGCTTTTCATCGCGTTCTACGCGGGCGCGATCACCATGTTCAAGGACTCGCTGAACGAATGGGCGACGCCGCCCGCGATCGCCGCCTCGCCGGGCGTGCCGCTCGACCATGCGGATGCGTTGATCGATCGCACGCTCGCTGCGTATCCGGCGGCGCGCAAGTTGTTCACCCTCTCCATCGTCGATGCCGGCCACGTGCGTCTGTACTGGCAGCCGGCGGCGGGGCAACGCTGGTACGCGTGGCTCGACGGCAGCGGCGCGCTGCACGCGATGCCAGGCCGTCCGTCGGACGCCGCGCGTCTGATCGACGGATTGCATATGACGGGCGGCGTGCCGGGCGGTTACGAATTCGGCGTCGCCGTGATGGGCGTGGTGTCGCTGCTGTACGGACTCGCACTGGTGTCCGGCGTGATCGTGCTATTGCCGACGCTGGTGAAGGATCTGTTCGCGCTGCGTATCGGCAAAAATCTGAAACGGATGTGGCTGGATGCGCACAACGTGGTCGGCATACTGAGCTTGCCGTTTCATCTGGTGATGGCGTTGTCGGTGGTCGCTTTCGGATTGGGCGACACCATCTTCAACATACAGGACAAACTGATTTATCAAGGCACGTTGCAACCGATGATGGTCGCGCAGAACCCGTTCTTCGCGAAGGGATCGGCGGGCGCGCACGGTGCGTCCACGCCCACGCTATTGCCGCCCACGCAACTGCTCGCAAGAGTCCGCGAACGTGCGCCGCATTTCGTGCCGACGGCACTGCGTTATCGTCGCGCGGGCGAAGCCGATGCGACGGTGTTCGTCGGCGGCGACGACGAGCGCTATCTCGCGCGCGACGGTGGCTTTGCGTTGATGGACCCGTACAGCGGCGCGTTTTTCAACGCGCAATTCCTGCCGGGCGAAGGCAACGGCAACAACTGGTCGGCCTCGACGAGCGCGTTCTACGCGCTGCACTTCGGCAGCTATGGCGGTGCGCCGGTGCGATGGGGTTATTTCGCGCTCGGGCTCGCGGGCGCGTTTCTGTTCTATTCGGGCAACCTGCTGTGGATCGAGAGCCGGCGCAAGGCGATGCGGCGCGATGGCGTGCTGCTCACGCAGCGGCGTTCGACGTTCTTCATGGCGTCGCTCACGGTGGGCGTGACGCTCGGCTGCATCTGCGGCATCTCGGCGACGCTCGCGGCGGCGAAGTGGCTGGCCGCTCACGTGGGCAATCTGACTGCGTGGCACGTCGGCATCTTCTACACGGTGCTGGTCGCGTCGATCGGATGGGCGTTCCTGCGTGGCGCCGCGCGCGGGTCGCTGGACCTGCTGGTGCTGGCGATGGTGTCCACCGCCGCGATTCCATTGGCGAGTGCGATTGGATGGCTCGCGCCATCGAGCGGATTGTGGTTTTCCGCCGATGCGGGACCGCTCGGTGTCGATATCGGCGCGACGTTAGGCGTGCTGTGTTTCGCGTGGATGTGGCGCGCGACGCGGGCGCGGGTTCGCTCGGAACGTGTGGATAGCGTGTGGTCGCTGGGGGCGGGAGCGCGTGTCGAAGCAGAACGGGAGGCGGTAGTGGAAGCGCAGCAGCAGGGGCGCTGACGGACCGAAGCGCGATAACGCTTCATTGCAGCAACGCGATAATGCAGAAACGCAGCAATGCAAGAACACAGCAACGCAAGAACACAGCAACGCACCCAACAAAAAACGCTGCCGGGCATGACACCCGGCAGCGTTTTTTTATCCTCGACGCGACGCCGTCTCAAAGCACGACTCGCGTCTTTCCCTACCGCTTAAAAATCCGTCGTCACCGACAGCAGGAACGTACGCGGCGCACCTTGCGTCAGATACCCGCCCGTCGTCGATGCCCAGTACGCCTTGTTCGCCACGTTCAGCACACTCGCGCGGAAGGTCGTCGGTTTGCCGAACACCACCGCCGCATAGCGCGCGCCGAGATCGAACGTGTCCCATGTCGGAATCGACAACGTGTTGGTCGCGTTCAGATATTGCGGACCCGTATGCGTCCAGCGCGCGGTCAGCGTCAGACCGTTCAGCATCGGCACGTCGTATTCCGCGCCGAGGTTGAACATGAAGCTCGGCACGCCGATCGGACGCTTGCCGTCGGTCGCGCCGCCGGCCGTGTCGAGCTGCTGTGCGTTGATGTAGGTCGCGCCCGCGATCACGCGCACGCCCTTGTACGGCTCGCCGAACACCGACGCTTCGACGCCGCGATGCCGCTCATTGCCGTCCGCGACGAAGAAGCCCGCGCCGTTCGTGAAGGTCGACGGCTTCTCGATCTGGAACGCGGCCAGCGACGCGCCGTAATGCCCGTTGTCGTATTTCGCGCCGATCTCGTATTGCTTCGAGCGCTCCGGCGGCAACAGCGCGCCGAAGTTCAGCGCGGTGTTCGGCGCCTGCGAGCCGATCGTCAACGCCTCGCTGCGGTTCGCGAACAACGACACGTTCTCCCACGGCTTGACGACGAGGCCGAACAGCGGCGTCGTGATCGAATCGTTGTAGGCCTCGGTCTGCTTGCCGGTGTAGTCGAACGCGTTCGAATGCAAGGACTGATGACGCGCGCCGATCGTGAACAGCACGCGGTCGTTCAGGAAGCCGAGCGTGTCCGACACCGCGATACTGCGCATCAGCGACAGCGCGACAGTCTGCGGATCGGCGAGATTGCCGCCCGAACCGATCGTGGCGGGCAACGGTACCTGCGGCGTGTTGTACAGGTCGGTGTTGAACGAACCGCTGAACGTAAAGGCCGATTGCGAATCGACCCGTACGATCGACGCGCCCGCCGTCACGAAGTGCGACACCGGACCAGTGTTGAAGCGGCCGCGTACGCCGGTTTCGGCGGAGGTCGCGTCTTCCTGGTGCGGCACGCCGAGTCGCGACGAGGTCGTGCCGGTATTGCCGATCGTCGGCGACGCGTATTCGCCGTGCTCGTCGGTATGACGCGCGCCGCCCGCGACATACGCGGTCCAGCCCGGCAGGAAGTCGTATTCCGCGCGCAGGATGCCGACCGTGTCTTCGAGCGAGCTGTAGCTCCAGGTCTGCGCGTAGTTGTACGTGGCCGACGGCGCGGCCGGTATGAAATCGCCGTTGACGTTGACCGTTGGACGGCCGTCGTCGACGCGTTGCCGCTGATACAGGAAATCGCCGTACAGGCGTACCTTGTCGCCGCGCCAGTCGAGCGACACGGCGGTGGTGTTGTCGCGCCGGTGTTCGCCGTCGACCGAGGTCTCGCCGTCGCGGTTCGCCTGATTCACGCGAATCCCGAACTGGTCCTCGCTGCCGAAGCGGCGGCCCACGTCGACGTGCGCGCCGATCTCGCCCGAGCCGCTGCTTTCCAGCGTGACGCGGGTCAGCGGCTTGTCGTCGGCACGCTTGAGCTGCAGGTTCAGGCCGCCGCCCACCGCCGAGCCGTTCGGCGATGCGCCGCCCAGGAACGCGTTCGCGCCCTTGAACAGATCGACGCGTTCGAGCGCGTCGGTCGCCACCAGCTGGCGCGGCGTGATGCCGTACAGGCCGTTCAGCGACACGTCGTCGCCCTGCAACTGGAAGCCGCGAATCACGTAGACCTGCGAGAAGTTGCCGAAGCCGTTCGCGACGCGCACCGCCGGGTCGTTGGAGAGCACGTCGCCGATCGTACGGGCCTGCTGGTCTTCGATCAGCTTCGACGTGTAGGTCGTCATGCTGAACGGCATGTCGAGATTCTTCTGCTGGCCGAGCACGCCGAAGTCGGCGCCGCGCGCCACCTGACCGCCGCCGAAGGTCGGGGCGAGGTCGCCGGGCAACGCGTCCTTCGCGGCCTGGACCTTGACGGTGGGCAGGGTGCTGCCGGGCGCGGCGGTCGTGCCGCCCGAGTGGGTCGATGCGGGCGATGTCGTGGACTGGCTCGTATCAGCGGGCGTCGCTGACGAGGCCTGCGCCGACGCCAGCGCCGGCGCGCCGAACGCAACGGCGATGGCGGTCAGGATGGCGGCACGATGAACGGCGGTTTGGGTTTTCGCAGGCGCGGCCTGCGGCGTGTGCAAACGGGAAGCGGGCATGAAAAAGTGAGCGTGGTCGTCGAGGTTCCGTCCCGGGGCGCACTTGGAATCCGGGCGGCATTTTTCTGTCGTTCCGGCGCGTGCTGAAAGGGCTTGTCTGGAGCATCTGTGCAGGCGTGGAACTTTTGTTCTCGCGGATTGTAGTGCAAATGCGAATGATTTGTATTTGAAAAAATGGATTTCGCATCACGTCGTGTCGCGGTGACAACGACGGCGGCACCTCCGGGCCGCCGTCGTCGTGTTTTGATTCTGGCCAGAAAGCCTGCGCGGGCCGTCTACTCACACCAACTTGTTCTTAAACGCCGGCCAACTCCCGCCAATACGCAAACGTCGCCTTCACGATCGACGGTTGCAGCAGAAAGTCGTGCGCCGCTTGCGCGAGATCGGCGCGCACCGGCTGGATCGTCCCGGCGCTCATCGCCAGCAAGGCCATTTCGGCGGCGCTTTCCATCGACACGGCCATGTACACGCTTTCCTCGACCGACGCGCACGCGCAGATGTAGCCGTGATTGACGAGCAACGCGGAGCGGCGCGAGCCCAGCGCCTCGGTGATGATGCGGCCCTCCTCGTCGTCGATCGGCACGCCGGGCCATTGCGCGAGAAAGCCGCAGTCGTCGTGGAACATGCAGGCGTCCATGTGCGCGACGGGCAGCGGCACGCCGAGCATCGACAGCGCGCTGACGTGACGCGGATGCGTATGCACGATCGCGCGCACGTCCGGCCGATGCCGGTACACCCACGCATGAAACCGGACCGCCGGATTCGGCCGGCCGTTGCCTTCCAGCACGTGAAGTTCGTCGTCGACGAGCAGCATCGACGCAGCCGACGCGCGGGCGAAGTGGGTCGCGAGCGCGGGCGTCCAGTAGCCGCGCCCGGCCGTGTCGCGCCAGGTGATCTGGCCGGCGAGGCTGGCCATGTGGCCTTGCGCGTGAAGGATGCGGCAGGCGTCGGCGAGCGTGTCGAGCGGATCGCGGGACTCGCTCGTGCCGATGTCGGTGACGGTGGCACGCTGTTTCATGGGGTCATTCTCCTTGAGCGTTGGGCGCTGCCGGCGCGGCGCGCACGTTCTGCATCAGACGTGCGCACAGCGCGGCCAGCAACGCGAGCGCGCCGACGTAGAGCGCGATCGCTTGCAGACTATGGAAACGTGTGACGAGCGCGGTCGCGACGATCGGCGCGAGGCCGCCGCCGAGCGCCGCAGCGAACTGAATGCCGATCGAAATGCCGGAAAAGCGCACGGCGACGGGAAACTGCGCGGCGAACAGCGCCGATTGCGGCGCGAACAGCAGCGGGTAGTTGATGCCCAGCGCGATCGCCACCGCCACCTGCAACGCAACGAGGCTGCCGCCGTCGATCCAGCGCAGCAGCGGCACCACGCACACCGCCATGACGAGCGCGCCGCCGCCGTAGAAACGACGCACGCCGATGCGGTCGGCGAGGTAGCCGAACAGCGGCAAGGTGACGATCTGCAAGGCCGCGCCCAGCATCACCGCCTGCAACACGGCGGCGCGGCCGAAGCCCAGCCGGGTCGACGCATAGGCCACCAGAAACACGGTCAGCACGTAGTACAGCGTGACTTCGGGGAGCTTCGCGCCGATCGCCAGCAGCAGCGCTTTCTTGTGCCGGCTCAGCAGTTGCCACAGCGGCACCTCGGCGGTCTGGCGGGCGCGCGCGGCCTTCTCGAATGCAGGCGATTCGCCGACGCTGCGCCGCACGAACGCGCCGAGCAGCACCAGCACGACGCTGGCGAGAAACGGCACGCGCCATCCCCAGCTCTGAAACGCGGCCTCGGGCAGGCGGGTGAGCAGGCTGAACGCGAATGTCGACAGCAGCAGACCGATCGGCGGGCCGATTTGCGGCAGGCTGCCGAACAGGCCCGCGCGGCTCGCCGGCGCGTGTTCCACGGCCATCAGCACGGCGCCGCCCATCTCGCCGCCGAGCGCGACACCTTGCAGAATCCGCAAGACGACGAGCAGCACCGCCGAGCCCACGCCGATCTGCGCGTAGTTCGGAATCAGGCCGATCGCGATGGTCGACAGGCCCATCAGAAACAGCGACAGCGTCAGCATCGACTTGCGGCCGAGCCGGTCGCCGAAGTGACCGAACAGCATCGCGCCGAGCGGCCGCGCGAACAGTCCCGTGGCGAACGCGCCGAACGACGCGAGCGTGGCGCTGGTCGGATCGAGGTTCGGAAAGAACTGCCGGTTGAACACCAGCGCCGCGGCGGTGCCGTACGCGATGAAGTCGAAACCTTCGATGATCGAACCGGCCGTGGCCGACAACACGGCCTTGTATCGGGGCGATAGCGCGCGGGGCGCGAGTGCGGGCGAGGACGCGGACGCAGACGCGGACGTAAGAGGCGGGGCGTCGAGGCGGTCGAGCGCGGAAAGCGGGTCGTTCACGGGCGGTCTCCAGTGATCGGCGAATGGCTGCCGAACTGGCCTCAGTATTGGCCGCGCGCTTGACGCGAGCCATGCGCCCAGAAATAACTCTGGATTAACCGGGAGTTATCGCGCCGATCTGCCTCGCGATCTCCAGCGCCACGTCGAACCCGCCCGACGGGCCGCGCGCGCGGCGCGACAACGCGACCACCCGGCGCGGCGCGATCGCGCCCAGCGGCACGCGCCGGATGCCGCGCTCCTCGACCATGTCGCGCGGCAGGTTGTCGGGCAGCACGGTCACGCCGTCGCTGATCGCGACGAGCCGCAGACTCAGTTCGAGCGAATCGCATTCGATGTACGGCTGCACCGTGTAGCCGAGCGCGCGTTCGACGATCCGGCGCAACGCGTAGGGCCGCGGCGGCAGGATCAGCTTCGAGGTGGACAGATTCGCCAGCGCGGCGTCGTCCTGTGCGTGACCGGCGCACGCGTACAGCGCCAGCCGTTCGTCGAACAGCGGTTCCGTGATCAGTTCCGGGCCGTCGACGGCGGTCTCGTACACGAAGCCGAGATCCGCCTTGCCGCGCTCGACGCTTTCCACCACGTTCGCCGAACTGTCGCAGTGCATCGTCAGATGCAGGTCGGGATAGCGCGCGAGCAACTGCCGGCTGAGCGCGGGAATGAACCACGCGACGAGCGTCTGCACGGTCGCGATCCGCAGACTGCCGCGCGACTGCGCGGCCTGGCCGGCGTGCGCGAAGGTCGCGTCGAGCGAGACGAACAGCGGTTCGAGCTTCAGAAACAGCGCCTCGCCGGCGGGCGTCAGCTGCATGCCGCGGCCGTGGCGCAGGAACAGCGTGTCGCCCAGCGCCGCCTCCAGCGCGCGGATCTGCTTGCTGAGCGCGGGCTGCGTGAGACCGAGAATGTCGGCGGCTTCGCGCAGCGAATTCGCTCGCGCGACGGCGACGAACAGGCGAAGTTGGTAGTCCCGGCTGGCAAGCGTTTTCATGGGCGCGGCGGTCGGCTCTAAAAGGGCAATGGTGGGTATGGTACGCAGCTTGCTGAACATGCATGTTTTTTTGCAAGCGTTGACTCATGCCCCGAACACCATCGACCTGTCAAAGGTGGAGCGCCCGCGAGGTGCGGGTTCTGCACGAAATCCCGCGTGTGCTGGTCGTCGACGATAACGCCGGCGCCGCCGAGGCGCTCGCCACCTACCTCTCCTACGAAGGCGTGGAAGCCCGCTCCGCCAACGGTTGCGCGGAAGCGCTGCGCTGCGTGAAGGACTGGGTGCCGGACGTCGTCGTGCTCGACATCATGATGCCGGAGCACGACGGCTACGAGACCGCGAGCGCGCTACGCCGCTATCTGCCGACGCACAGTCTGGGGATCGTCGCGTTCACGTCGCTCGATGAAGATCACGTGAAGGAAACCGGTAAAGCACGCCATAACTTCGACGGTTATTGTCAAAAAGGCACGGCCCCCAATGTGTTGCTCGCGTTGATGCGCAATCTCTGGCGGGGGTAGCGCGCGGCGGATGGCGGGTGGCGCGCGGCCTTCGCTCGCCGCGCCGTTTGCCGGCGAAGCGGGCCGGGGACTTGCGCTTTCCTGGCTCCGCAACCCCGCAACCCCGCCCCGGCCACCTAAATCGACTGCAACGCCCGCAGCATCTCGTGCCCGAGCGCCCGGCCGCTCAGCCACGCCCCTTCCACACGGCCGCCGTTCAGCCAGTCGCCGCACAATCCCAACCCATCCACGTCGCGCCACACGTAGCCCGGCGCGGGATCGCCGTCCGGCGCCACGTCCGCGTGCGGCCAGCGATGCGCGGTCCACGCGGCGGGCCGGCGTCCGCCGCAGCGCTCGAAGGCGGCCAGCATGGCCGCCGCCACCTGTTCCGGCGGCGTGTCGAGATGCGCGTCGCTCCACTCCGCGCGTGCATGCAACAACCACGTTTCCGGGCCGCCGCGGCCGGGTTTGCTGCTGTCGCGCGCCATCCAGCGCAACGGGCCGTGATTGACGAAGGCGGCGTCGAAGCCGAGCGGCAGCGGACTGTCGAAGCGCAGCATCAACGCCCAGCACGCGTGCATCACCGTGCTGCTGGCCATGGCGGCGAGTTCCGGTGCGGGCGCGCGCAGCAGCGGCGCGACCTGCGGCGCGGGCATGGCGAGCACCACCGCATCGAAATGCTCGTCGATCGCGCCTTGTTTCGTCGACCACAGCCGCCAGCCACGGGCCTCGCACCGCACTTTTTCGATCGTGCAGCCGGTGGTGAGCGGCAGCGATTCGGCCAGTAGCCGCGCCGGCGCGCTCATGCGCGGCGTGCCGACGAAACGCTCGATGCGCGTGGTATGCGCGACCGGATTCGGCTCGTCCAGCACCGCGAGCCGCGCGGGCCACGCGGCCGCCGCGCCGGCCTTCTCCCAGCGCGCGACTTCGGCGCGAAACGCGCGGTCGCGTGCGGTGAAGTACTGCGCGCCGTGGTCGCACTGCCAGTCGCCGTCGCGCCGCGCGCTCATGCGCCCGGCGGGACCGCGGCTGCGGTCGAACAGACGCAGCCGGCAACCGGCCGAGCGCAGGGTCGTCGCACACGACAAACCGGCGATGCCGGCGCCGACGACCGCGATATAGGGGCGGGAATCAACAATATTCACGATATGGCCTGCCTCG is a window of Paraburkholderia sp. D15 DNA encoding:
- a CDS encoding MFS transporter, with product MNDPLSALDRLDAPPLTSASASASSPALAPRALSPRYKAVLSATAGSIIEGFDFIAYGTAAALVFNRQFFPNLDPTSATLASFGAFATGLFARPLGAMLFGHFGDRLGRKSMLTLSLFLMGLSTIAIGLIPNYAQIGVGSAVLLVVLRILQGVALGGEMGGAVLMAVEHAPASRAGLFGSLPQIGPPIGLLLSTFAFSLLTRLPEAAFQSWGWRVPFLASVVLVLLGAFVRRSVGESPAFEKAARARQTAEVPLWQLLSRHKKALLLAIGAKLPEVTLYYVLTVFLVAYASTRLGFGRAAVLQAVMLGAALQIVTLPLFGYLADRIGVRRFYGGGALVMAVCVVPLLRWIDGGSLVALQVAVAIALGINYPLLFAPQSALFAAQFPVAVRFSGISIGIQFAAALGGGLAPIVATALVTRFHSLQAIALYVGALALLAALCARLMQNVRAAPAAPNAQGE
- a CDS encoding LysR family transcriptional regulator, yielding MKTLASRDYQLRLFVAVARANSLREAADILGLTQPALSKQIRALEAALGDTLFLRHGRGMQLTPAGEALFLKLEPLFVSLDATFAHAGQAAQSRGSLRIATVQTLVAWFIPALSRQLLARYPDLHLTMHCDSSANVVESVERGKADLGFVYETAVDGPELITEPLFDERLALYACAGHAQDDAALANLSTSKLILPPRPYALRRIVERALGYTVQPYIECDSLELSLRLVAISDGVTVLPDNLPRDMVEERGIRRVPLGAIAPRRVVALSRRARGPSGGFDVALEIARQIGAITPG
- a CDS encoding response regulator, translated to MPRTPSTCQRWSAREVRVLHEIPRVLVVDDNAGAAEALATYLSYEGVEARSANGCAEALRCVKDWVPDVVVLDIMMPEHDGYETASALRRYLPTHSLGIVAFTSLDEDHVKETGKARHNFDGYCQKGTAPNVLLALMRNLWRG
- a CDS encoding FAD-dependent oxidoreductase; the protein is MNIVDSRPYIAVVGAGIAGLSCATTLRSAGCRLRLFDRSRGPAGRMSARRDGDWQCDHGAQYFTARDRAFRAEVARWEKAGAAAAWPARLAVLDEPNPVAHTTRIERFVGTPRMSAPARLLAESLPLTTGCTIEKVRCEARGWRLWSTKQGAIDEHFDAVVLAMPAPQVAPLLRAPAPELAAMASSTVMHACWALMLRFDSPLPLGFDAAFVNHGPLRWMARDSSKPGRGGPETWLLHARAEWSDAHLDTPPEQVAAAMLAAFERCGGRRPAAWTAHRWPHADVAPDGDPAPGYVWRDVDGLGLCGDWLNGGRVEGAWLSGRALGHEMLRALQSI